The proteins below come from a single Dysgonomonadaceae bacterium PH5-43 genomic window:
- a CDS encoding HAD superfamily hydrolase (TIGR01509 family) (product_source=TIGR01509; cath_funfam=3.40.50.1000; cog=COG1011; ko=KO:K21063; pfam=PF13419; superfamily=56784; tigrfam=TIGR01509), translating to MNLEGIKNIVFDLGGVILTLDRSEAIRRFESKGLKNAADLLDPYHQKGIFLELEEGTLTLEEFYDAVREEAGTYISDEDIDWGWLGFIQDTPIYKLKMLEDLRAKGYNLYLLSNTNPVIMKWALSKDFSSEGKSLDEYFDKLYLSYKLGVTKPNPSIYEQLIADSGILASETLFIEDGKDNIEAGKAVGFKVFQPLNGEDFRYIFED from the coding sequence ATGAACTTAGAAGGTATAAAAAACATTGTGTTTGATTTAGGAGGTGTTATACTTACACTCGACAGAAGTGAGGCTATAAGGCGTTTCGAGTCTAAAGGTTTGAAAAATGCGGCAGACTTATTAGACCCATATCACCAAAAAGGTATTTTTTTAGAACTTGAAGAGGGTACGCTTACGTTAGAAGAATTTTACGATGCTGTTAGAGAAGAAGCAGGCACTTATATTTCTGATGAAGATATTGATTGGGGTTGGTTGGGCTTTATACAAGATACACCTATATATAAACTGAAAATGTTGGAAGACTTAAGAGCTAAGGGTTATAATCTTTATTTATTAAGCAACACAAACCCAGTGATAATGAAATGGGCGTTATCTAAAGATTTTTCTTCTGAAGGAAAGAGCTTAGATGAGTATTTCGATAAGCTATATCTTTCTTACAAACTTGGAGTAACAAAGCCTAATCCGTCTATTTATGAACAATTAATAGCCGACTCGGGCATATTAGCTTCCGAAACTTTATTTATTGAAGATGGAAAAGATAACATTGAAGCAGGAAAAGCTGTTGGGTTCAAAGTTTTTCAGCCATTAAACGGCGAAGACTTCAGATATATCTTTGAAGATTAA
- a CDS encoding poly(A) polymerase (product_source=KO:K00970; cath_funfam=1.10.3090.10,3.30.460.10; cog=COG0617; ko=KO:K00970; pfam=PF01743,PF01966,PF12627; smart=SM00471; superfamily=81301,81891; tigrfam=TIGR00277) — protein sequence MNIDNKHISEKLSAPIFGVISDCADKLNLDTYVIGGYVRDLILHRQSKDIDVMCVGSGIELAKTVANTLGKKAKFAFFKTYGTAQVKYKDIEIEFVGARKESYNKDSRNPIVENGTLQDDLNRRDFTINAMAISLNKKSFGELIDPFDGLSDIEDYRIKTPLDPDITFSDDPLRMMRAVRFASQLGFFIDPETFDAINRNKDRISIITTERIIDEFNKIMLSPRPSFGLEILEQTGLLEIIFPELTALKGIETKEGIGHKDNFAHTLKVLDNVAKNSNNIWLRWAALLHDIGKPRVKRFDNKLGWTFHGHEYKGMKMAGGIFKRLKLPLYDKLKYVEKLISLHMRPIVLADYEVTDSAVRRLLFEAGDDIDDLMLLCEADITSKNPDKVRKFLNNFKLVREKLKEIEEKDRIRNFQPPIDGLEIMEMFNLPPGKEVGDLKTAIKDAILDGIIPNEYEAAKEYLIELKTKN from the coding sequence ATGAATATAGATAACAAACATATTTCAGAGAAATTATCTGCTCCTATTTTTGGAGTAATTTCCGATTGCGCCGACAAACTAAACTTAGATACTTATGTAATCGGAGGATATGTAAGAGACCTTATACTTCACCGCCAATCTAAAGACATAGATGTTATGTGTGTAGGTAGTGGCATAGAACTTGCTAAAACCGTAGCTAACACCTTAGGGAAGAAGGCTAAATTTGCTTTCTTCAAAACTTACGGTACTGCTCAGGTTAAATATAAAGATATAGAAATTGAATTTGTAGGTGCTCGTAAAGAATCGTACAACAAAGATTCGCGCAACCCTATTGTCGAAAACGGAACTCTGCAAGACGACCTAAACCGACGCGACTTTACTATAAATGCGATGGCGATAAGCCTAAACAAAAAAAGCTTCGGAGAACTTATCGACCCTTTCGATGGTTTAAGCGACATAGAAGATTATAGAATAAAAACTCCTCTCGACCCTGATATTACTTTCAGCGACGACCCTTTAAGAATGATGCGCGCCGTTAGGTTTGCTTCTCAGTTAGGTTTTTTTATCGACCCTGAAACTTTTGATGCCATAAACAGAAACAAAGATAGGATAAGCATTATAACTACCGAACGCATAATAGACGAGTTCAATAAGATAATGCTATCTCCTCGTCCGTCTTTTGGATTGGAGATATTAGAACAAACTGGTTTACTCGAAATTATATTCCCCGAACTAACAGCTCTTAAAGGCATTGAAACTAAAGAAGGTATAGGGCATAAAGATAATTTTGCCCACACTCTTAAGGTGCTTGACAATGTTGCAAAAAACTCTAATAACATATGGTTACGCTGGGCGGCATTGCTTCACGACATAGGCAAGCCTCGAGTTAAACGTTTCGACAATAAGTTAGGCTGGACGTTTCACGGACACGAATATAAAGGAATGAAAATGGCTGGTGGAATATTCAAAAGACTTAAACTTCCTCTTTACGACAAGTTGAAATATGTAGAGAAACTTATTTCTTTACATATGCGTCCTATTGTTTTAGCCGACTATGAAGTTACAGACTCTGCCGTTAGGAGATTATTATTTGAGGCTGGAGATGACATTGACGACCTTATGCTTTTGTGTGAGGCTGATATTACTTCTAAAAACCCCGACAAGGTAAGAAAGTTCTTAAACAACTTTAAGTTAGTGCGTGAGAAACTCAAAGAGATTGAAGAGAAAGATAGAATACGCAACTTTCAACCTCCTATTGACGGCTTAGAAATAATGGAAATGTTTAATCTACCTCCTGGCAAAGAGGTAGGAGATCTTAAGACTGCTATTAAAGATGCTATACTCGATGGTATTATCCCTAACGAATACGAAGCAGCAAAAGAATACCTTATTGAACTAAAAACTAAGAACTAA